AGGAAGGACGAACATCACTTTGATTTTAACAGGTAATTTTCTCACTTTAATTTGTTGTCACATTATTAAACTATGAATGACTTTCGGTGTTGTGTGTTCCTTTGAATAGTTAATCATATTGTGAAAACAAGCTAAAAAAAGACAGCAATGTTAATAAAAATTCATTTGAGGTAAGTTCAAGCATTTTTTCCAGTTTCTTTATCAGAAGGAACTTCTTTCGGTTACTTAAATTTTGATGTCAATGGTCATGATATTTCATGAGCTGTCAATGTTTACTGTACATAAAAGGAACGAGCACTACTTTGACTGTCAATGAGTTTGATTGACCAATAACTTCTCAAAAGAAAAAGGTGAAGGGTAGATGAATGTATTAGTTTATGTTTTTAGGCGTTTCTCCTTTAAAAAGTTCTCAAAAAATGAGTGTTTAGGTAAATGCTTTATCCCAGTGCAAAGGACATGAAGAACTGCAGCCTCAACTTTGACTTATCAGGGAGTTTGATATTAGTCATAAGATTTATCTGCGTCTATGATTCACGGTCATTTTCAAAAATGCTCTTTCGTTTTCCAAGAGCAGACTTTGCTTTTGATTTTGGGTCATTGAAGGACATTCGAGGCCTAACAGTAGGTATCACTTTGGATGATCTGGAGGCAAAATTATTTTTGATCTCAGTATAACAAAGTGGCATCTTGTACTTTGTCATAATGTAGTAAATGCAGGTTACTCTATTGAGGAGGAGAAGTAACTTCTTTTCATCTTCAGGTTTCCGTCACGTATTTGGCATTTCAAGTGGAAGATTGCTTTTGATGGATGTAAATGGACTTGCATGACCATTAAAAGACATATTTGGGTTCTTTTCTCGTGTCTGTGTAATTGTAAATGGAGTGAGGAGTAACTTTTAACTTTCTGTTCTACATATTGCTATAGTTCATTCCGGGGTTGTTCACACCCCTTATTAAGAGACTTAGTTTTCCTACTTGACAATGTAAAGCACGAGCCATACtgatctagtatatatatatatatatatatatatatatatatatattgcctaatgcatatgcagccccctaaacttgtcctttttttattttgacacctcaactaagtgttgttcctattgaacccctgaattTAGCTTCAAGTGCGTCTttcaaacacaatccgacttacatagCATATATagtgagtttcattttttttagttttggGCGTGAATGTCAATTGCTTCCTACGTGAAAAATTCAACCAATAAAAACATCCCACctattttaattatacacattagaTAGGAAGAAGTGTGCTATTATGTTATACAAGTGAAGAACCACAACCTAAACGAATCTAATAACAAAACTGaaaataagaaatcaaaattggaaaataaaaaCCCAAAACTGGAAAatgaaaaactaaaaaataagaaACCAAAACTGAAAACTAAAAAGCCAAAACCAAAACTTAATATTTGATATGTATAATTAAAATGAGTTGGTGTTTTAATTAGTTAAATTTTTCACGTAGGATACGGTTGACATTCATGTTCAAGGCTAGAAAAAATAAAACTCACAATATATGTTATCTAATATCTATAAGTAGAATTATATTTGATAGATACACTTGAAACTATAACAAATATAGAGGGCCGCATATATGCATGGTTTGATTCGATTGTTTCTCACTCAATCTCAAATTTAATCAAAGCAAGCTTAATTGAGTTTTTTTATGATTTGCTTTAGTGCAGTTTTTCAGTTTGATTTGAATACCCCTACCTATGATTAAACAACGTGAGTATTGTGTTCATAAGACGACGGTCACGAGATGCCACATCACAAAATGGCACGAATAACAAAGCAGAATGAAAATTATTGACAATGAAAAGTGAGTCAGTTTACTATTTGTACAAATGCGGCAAACCTTCAACGTGTCAATTAGGCGGCGAATTGTTGCTTCACCTTTCATCCATTATTCTTGTTTGTTTCTCTCATTAAAATATGTGTTCGTTCTTATCCTAAACAGCTCATCTTTCCGTCTTCCCGTGTCAACAAAGCTCTCTTTTCCTGTGCATGACGTACATGTCTCAGATTTAAACTTTCGATTAGTTTATTTAATTATGTATGTCAATTAGTTTAtttaattatgtatgtatgtatactttCAGTTAGATAAATTTGGGGACGAGGAATGTGTCGTGTGTGTATTATAGGTCTATGTGAGAGGATAACTACAAGATCTTTGATTGTGGGTGTGCATCAAACTGTGGTAGCTATAGATGATTTGGGGTTATAAGATTTTTGATATATTTTGTGggattgaaaaaataaataaattatgatGGGGACATTCAAGATCTTTCCTTTTGGTGTATTTGTTGAAGAAAAGGGTAAAAATAGGAATCAAAGTGAAAAGCCAGGTGAGGATGATCAGTGTCCAATATGTTTTGGAGACTTCACAATTCCTTGCAGGACCAATTGTGGACACTGGTTTTGTGGTACTGCTTTCGGCTACTTCctctaatttttttgtttttctacAAATTATTATATGCATGTTAAAGCCTGTATTTTTATacctgaaaaaaaaaatcattcaatTGACTTTCTTCTGcttttttgctttttcttttattttttggataCGCACCGACACAAATTCTAACTATAGAAATTGGATATATGTGGAATGGGGGCTTATTAGATGCAAAAGGCAGAAAATCATAGATCACTTATCCGATGATCTTGTAAAAGCTAGGAATGTTTCTAGACAAATCTTGCCCCCTTCTTTCCTTTTTACCTTTCTGAAAGAAGCTGAAGATGATATACTTGTTGCCTGTGAAATTCATATTTATATAATTTGATCCAGTGTTAATCACTTTTACGATTTGCCTCAATATAAATCTTAATTTCTTCCAAGAATTGGAAAACCTTCCACATCATCAGTGTTATATTCCCTTTGTCCCAAACTTATGTGGCACAgttcggatttcgagagtcaaacctATTAATTTTGACAATATATTCCGACAAAGAATCTTTTAAGTttgttgaaataaaatttacatatttgaaaaccacgtaaaaagtactataagtcacaataattgacagatcaaaatatttaaaaggccTGAAAAAATCTTGGTCAAATAAAAACTAACGAAGGGAGTATCATGTTGATATGAAGAATTCTGTTCTCTAAATTTAACATTTAATTGTCCTCCTGTTGATCTTTTCTTCCCTTTTCCTTCCTCTTCCCTGTGCAACCCCAAAGCAACAgatgttttttttcttcttaaaggAGAGTTGTATCTAAATTAAGTTTTCCTTATCACCCCTTTTCTTGTCCTTTTCTGTGAAGCAACTTGCATATTGCAGCTATGGAATTATAAATCAACAGTACAACGTTGCAAATGTCCCATATGCTGTCGTCCCATCAGTAAGCTGGTTCCCGAGGATACTTTGCTTGTGCGACAACAAGAGGATAGTGAACTCCTTAGGGACATTGGGCGATACAATCACCTATACGTAGGTGGTGTTTATGGTGTGTTTCTGGTAGGTAATTGGTCCATTCTGCATTGCATTTCTCAATTGTGCATTTCTTCTGTAACTTCTCTTATTCTTGTTTTTGTGAGTTCGTTCTGATCTGATACTTTTAAGACGTTATTAGTATCTTCAGCATTGAGGTCTCCATATAACAATTATAGACTGAGCATCCTCTTCCATATATATGTCTTTTATTTGAAGTGTTACTCGACTGTTTTATGGTTATATATTATAGTCCTCCTTGTTTATTCCCACAAATGTAAAGTAAATAGTTCGCATTGAGGTGTATCCATTGACTTGATAAAAAATAACAATACTCTCTCCGGTTCAAGTAAGTGTCCACTTAACGTTTTTCACTCCCCCTAAGAGAACACTAACT
Above is a genomic segment from Lycium barbarum isolate Lr01 chromosome 12, ASM1917538v2, whole genome shotgun sequence containing:
- the LOC132622172 gene encoding uncharacterized protein LOC132622172 isoform X2, translated to MMGTFKIFPFGVFVEEKGKNRNQSEKPGEDDQCPICFGDFTIPCRTNCGHWFCATCILQLWNYKSTVQRCKCPICCRPISKLVPEDTLLVRQQEDSELLRDIGRYNHLYVGGVYGVFLLLLSWIYSRCNFEFIPTGRLGIWRLLDICAMSMVAVFYFAGLFRRWVLRRHVRLLPVLQAHPS
- the LOC132622172 gene encoding uncharacterized protein LOC132622172 isoform X1, which codes for MMGTFKIFPFGVFVEEKGKNRNQSEKPGEDDQCPICFGDFTIPCRTNCGHWFCATCILQLWNYKSTVQRCKCPICCRPISKLVPEDTLLVRQQEDSELLRDIGRYNHLYVGGVYGVFLKLVALPLLMWSFFSKLIDPDHVKLNCYVMRLFALLLSWIYSRCNFEFIPTGRLGIWRLLDICAMSMVAVFYFAGLFRRWVLRRHVRLLPVLQAHPS